The DNA sequence CTTGCTGTAGGTAGTAGAAATACCTGTGATTTCAGCAAAGCACCCGATTTAGCTAAAGCATACATTTTAATTAACTGGTTTAACACCCATACGGTGCACTCGATATCATCATGCGTGGTGAAGTTAGCCTGGAACGCCAGCCCGTGATATATCATGTGGGGCATGGTCACCAACTCAAAGAAGCATACCACCAACGACACTAGTAACGGTCCCTGGAACGCCTCGTTTATCTGCCTCTTGATCTTCAACGTCTTCACGTATAGCTCCCTTAACTCATTAATGGTTACTACCAAACGAGCTTCAACCAAATCATTTGGAACGCTATTCTTCACAAGTGAAATCactttaaactcctcttcaatATTCTTTAACATCGCCACAACCATTAATATCATCACGAAGTAAAACGCTATCATTGTAAACTGTATCATATCTGGTAAGACAAATGTCAGTGTTACTAATATCATCTTCCAGACTCCTGAATCGCCTGTGTATGTGGCCACGGCCAATACAAGAATCATTGCCAGTACAGTGGTCAAAACCACACAGTTGATATGTACACGTAATCGTCCAAGAATCAATCTCCTCTTTCCCATTGCCAGTCTATCCCAGCAAATAGCTATGTCGTTCAGTATAATGATATACACATTTCTGTCACGAATTACGTAGAAATAAGAGACCGTGCAAAACAGTATTTCTAAAACTAGGTCAGCAATGTAGTTCATTAGAGTCATTTTACCTTCCGTCATGGAGTTATCTTT is a window from the Cydia fagiglandana chromosome 13, ilCydFagi1.1, whole genome shotgun sequence genome containing:
- the LOC134670373 gene encoding uncharacterized protein LOC134670373 isoform X4; translated protein: MFTSLKQYFSPFVNKDEELCLLQIFKPLYILLSALGLFPQAVRFPDGIKNTTLNIKNSIINSICTLFMIVIVHAFLVFHLQELNVSSKDNSMTEGKMTLMNYIADLVLEILFCTVSYFYVIRDRNVYIIILNDIAICWDRLAMGKRRLILGRLRVHINCVVLTTVLAMILVLAVATYTGDSGVWKMILVTLTFVLPDMIQFTMIAFYFVMILMVVAMLKNIEEEFKVISLVKNSVPNDLVEARLVVTINELRELYVKTLKIKRQINEAFQGPLLVSLVVCFFELVTMPHMIYHGLAFQANFTTHDDIECTVWVLNQLIKMYALAKSGALLKSQVNEIGRTIHNIPISGDPDWKVILEVQHFSSLMSYHDAKMTVYGFFPLDATLLFNVSF
- the LOC134670373 gene encoding gustatory receptor 68a-like isoform X2, which codes for MFTSLKQYFSPFVNKDEELCLLQIFKPLYILLSALGLFPQAVRFPDGIKNTTLNIKNSIINSICTLFMIVIVHAFLVFHLQELNVSSKDNSMTEGKMTLMNYIADLVLEILFCTVSYFYVIRDRNVYIIILNDIAICWDRLAMGKRRLILGRLRVHINCVVLTTVLAMILVLAVATYTGDSGVWKMILVTLTFVLPDMIQFTMIAFYFVMILMVVAMLKNIEEEFKVISLVKNSVPNDLVEARLVVTINELRELYVKTLKIKRQINEAFQGPLLVSLVVCFFELVTMPHMIYHGLAFQANFTTHDDIECTVWVLNQLIKMYALAKSGALLKSQVNEIGRTIHNIPISGDQDLKIYLDVLHFSSLMAYQDTAITIYGYFPLDSTLVFNMVASAAMYLVILVQFDKPE
- the LOC134670373 gene encoding gustatory receptor 68a-like isoform X1 — encoded protein: MFTSLKQYFSPFVNKDEELCLLQIFKPLYILLSALGLFPQAVRFPDGIKNTTLNIKNSIINSICTLFMIVIVHAFLVFHLQELNVSSKDNSMTEGKMTLMNYIADLVLEILFCTVSYFYVIRDRNVYIIILNDIAICWDRLAMGKRRLILGRLRVHINCVVLTTVLAMILVLAVATYTGDSGVWKMILVTLTFVLPDMIQFTMIAFYFVMILMVVAMLKNIEEEFKVISLVKNSVPNDLVEARLVVTINELRELYVKTLKIKRQINEAFQGPLLVSLVVCFFELVTMPHMIYHGLAFQANFTTHDDIECTVWVLNQLIKMYALAKSGALLKSQVNEIGRTIHNIPISGDQDLKIYLDVLHFSSLMAYQDTAITIYGYFPLDSTLVFNIVTSAAMYLVILVQFDKPE